TTGGTCCAATTCAGCTGAAATCACTTGTTTGTTAAAACCTTCTTACTGGACGAGCCTACACCTTATGTGTGAGttggaagcaaaacaaaaacttgACTCCTAACTATTTTCATTCCCTGTCTTCATTTTTCCCATACCTGCAGTGTTTACAAGCATTGGAATTCCTGCACGCGAACCAGGTCATTCACAGGGACATCAAAAGTGACAACGTGTTACTCGGAATGGATGGCTCTGTCAAATTGAGTGAGTCGTTAGGCACTAATcgtttttgttctttctttttaactCTTATTAATCGATTTattcttctccatctcctcgACAGCCGATTTTGGCTTCTGTGCCCAGATCACTCCAGAGCAGAGCAAACGCAGCACCATGGTAGGCACGCCTTACTGGATGGCTCCAGAGGTGGTGACCAGAAAGGCTTATGGGCCTAAAGTAGACATTTGGTCTCTGGGTATTATGGCCATTGAGATGGTTGAAGGAGAGCCCCCCTACCTGAACGAGAACCCACTACGAGTGAGTGTGAACCTTTTCAATCCTTCCGGTTATTCATCTGTTTTGGTCATGTTTACATAACATGTTAGTTTGATTTCTAACACGTTGACATTAAATTCTCATATTTGTCTACTCTGTACTTGATTCTGTACTTGACTGTactctgaaaaaataaacacttgaaaaacaaagtaatttTGACCTGAACACACTGCTCCCTACATATCCTGGGTCAGTAATCAATGATAGTTGACCAGTTATTGAATGTCACATACAGATGTTTTGGATTTGGACATTAAGTTTTGCTCTGCTGCCATCAAATACTTGAGAAAAGGAAAGCAGTTTGTGCTGATTGTGTGAATGCTAGGCTGAAAAAATGCAGTATAAATATGTGAGAGCTGGCGTACATTATGTATGTAGGGGGTGTGGTAGCAATGTCTTCAGGGTGTCAGATCAGGACACTAATTTACTTTTATAACATAAATCCAAAACAGATCAGACTTTTCAAATGTCCTTGCTTTAGCAGTTTGATTTGTTCATCTTACTCCAAGTATGTCTTTTCCTGCAGCCAGATTTAATAGTTTTTCCTTTCGTCTTTTCCGCTTTGGCAGGCATTATACCTGATTGCCACAAATGGCACTCCCGAGCTTCAGAATCCAGAGAAGCTGTCTCCCATCTTCCGAGACTTTCTCAACCGTTGTTTGGAAATGGATGTAGAGAAAAGAGGCGGAGgcaaagagctgctgcaggttaGAAACTCTacctattttttaaaatattgtcaaGGAACCTGTCTTGtgtttaaattgaattaattaAACGGTTTATCTGTTTTCCCCCTTCTTCTTTTACTCTCTGTTGAACTGGTGTGTAGCATCCGTTCCTGAAGCTAGCGAAGCCCCTCTCCAGTCTCACACCTCTCATCCTGGCAGCCAAGGAGGCCATGAAGGGCAACCGTTAGCTGATGAAGCAAGCTATCCTGCCTTCCCATGCTGTGCACTGATATGTGCCAACCATTTAGATTTTGTGCCAGACAATAGGCTGAGAGTGACTTTCCACTCTTGATGCACCAGCCTTATAAGCCCTGACAAACCTCACTGTGAAGAAGACCAAAAATATAGAGCACAACTCCACCGCTGTCCATATGAACTCTATTCTCACTCAGATGTCAGAATACAAGTCAAActaaagtgctttgtttcaGAGTCGGGCGTAGTTATTTTGTACAACCAATCTCCTGGTGACAAGTTAGCGCTAGGCTTGTATTTAACTTGGAATGAAGAAGATGCCGAgttgtattttagtttttttaatcaactgccttaaacaaatgcaaaatgttgcCTAATGTATTGTTGATTATGTCAATTTTTCTCTTCCCTTGATTTTTACTACCTTTGTAATTTACCTTTTCAGCTTGTCAGTGTCTTAGTTATTTTGATACTTGAATTTCATATTTGTCCCCCTCCTTGTTATATGGTTGGTCTCATTCAATGAACACTCTTGCTATTTCCACATTGAATCGTGTTTTTTGGATATTTTCTAGTACCTGTTTTATAGGAAACATTTCAGTGCGGTAGTGTCCTCTTCATTAACATGTGCTGAGGGTCGTTTTTTCGATTGCCACACGTGACAGACCTACTGTACCAGTTCTTCCTCTGTATCATTAGTCTCCTGATACCAGAGGTGCACCTTACAggcaaattaaaatgttagaTTCACAGGGTTTATactttctttattgttgttattaaaaaTGAGTATTGTATGTTGAACTCTgtgctgtctgtgtttttctgctatATTATAGTGTTCAGCTGTCGAAGGCTAgtaaatacaattgttttttgtttgttttctggaTGACTAAAAACCTTagtgcacacacaaataaatgcaactgtttgtgattttgtgatTTGAGCCTGAAAGTGATTTTTGCAATATTACTTTAATCGTTGTAAGGTTATCAAACAAATGGAACACTAGACAAATGTATATCATGTTATGGATTATACATGTGTTTCGGAAGTTGTTCGAATGGagactttttgttttcaatcatAGCTGTGTTTCTATATAACAGGATTTACAGACTGCGATGATACGAGTTTAGGATCTTTTTTCGTAGATGTGAATTTTTaggatgcttttattttggaggttTTCCCCGGAAGTGTATACGTTCGAGTTCAGGCTGTGTAACTCAATGTAGCTGCTGTAAAGATCAACTACTGCAGTTTTTTTCTAAGATTTTCCCTGTAATGGCACTACAACTGAAAGACAAAGATGCCTACCAAAGAATGAACTATCTTTACCAGGTAAGAAGTAAATCATAAAGCAAAAGTTAATCGCTGTCGGGATGCCAATGACAGTAGCCTAGTCACGTGGTTAAAGTGTTAGCTTCTTTGCTAAGCAAGCGTATAATGATTTTCTTCCACCGGTTTTATCTCAATACAGGCTGCACATTGTGTTTTATCCCAAAACCCGGAAAATGTTGAACTGGCGCGTTTCTACTGCTTCACACAGAAGACCATTGCAAGGCGTTTAGTTCTCAGACAGTAAGTTTTGCCTATTTCAATATCAGCCTGTTTTTTTCTATTACCTagtattgattttattttgaaaggcaaTGACAGCTAGGCGCTGCCGCTCCAGAGCATAGACTTTACATGAAGATATTTATAAATCCAGACTATCCAACTACCACAAATACACATATTGACACCAACAAAAGTTTCACAAATATGCACCAGACAGCTATATCATTTTCCCTTTCTTAGTTTGATCTATGTTCTCTTCAGAGAAACACTAGTTGGAatattttcaaagtaattgTCCCTCATGAGTAATATTTATCATATAGGCTTATATTTACAAGTGATTCCAGGAAATAGATCTGTCTGTGTTAGACATATTTTTAAGatgtacacattttttatatttaatttcagagaTCCATCAGTGAAGAGAACATTATGCAAGAAGTGCTGCTCACTGCTCATCCCTGGAGTCTCTGCTACAACCAGACAAAGAAGTGAGTCTGTTCATCATTTATACTGAAAGTCCAGGTTTACCATGTTAGTTAACACATTGAAGAATTATTTTTCGAAACCATTAATTTATTAgttaaaaatgttgatgtttgaaCATTTAAGAAACCTGTGACATTAACGTAGAGACATTAACCTTTGGTTGATTTTGTGTCTTTaggaaaaaacagcaaaaccCGGTTTACTGTTTTGCGGTGCCTTAGCTGTGGGCAGAGCAAGACTCTACTGAATGATCCCAATCACTGTTTATGGGTGGATCGTCCCGAGGCTCAGATGGAGCAACAAAAGCAGTCAGGTGATGA
This DNA window, taken from Eleginops maclovinus isolate JMC-PN-2008 ecotype Puerto Natales chromosome 9, JC_Emac_rtc_rv5, whole genome shotgun sequence, encodes the following:
- the rpp21 gene encoding ribonuclease P protein subunit p21 produces the protein MALQLKDKDAYQRMNYLYQAAHCVLSQNPENVELARFYCFTQKTIARRLVLRQDPSVKRTLCKKCCSLLIPGVSATTRQRRKNSKTRFTVLRCLSCGQSKTLLNDPNHCLWVDRPEAQMEQQKQSDPGPNKKQMKGKKPDGPVSSKPRAAKSAAKGTAST